From the Lactuca sativa cultivar Salinas chromosome 9, Lsat_Salinas_v11, whole genome shotgun sequence genome, the window GTTTACATATTTGTGTTGTTGAGGTTTAATTGCATGTGTTGGAACTACGTGATTATGTTTTTGCTATCATAATTTGGTTATTTGGTACTTCaattttaattatgttatttagTACTTGAATTTTATGTTATTTGGTACTTGagttttatgttatgttatttggTACTTCAACTTTATGTTATGTTATCTGGTACTTGAATCTTTTGTTATTTGGTACTTATGTTGATTAATAGGTTCCTAATGAATGACAGCAAGAAGATACTTCTCATAATTCTAATGTACTTGTACGTCCGCTATTTTTGGAAGACTGGTGTGAAACGAGTGCGGGACAATGATTCGAAAATGACAGGACATGAATTTACTTTAGAGTTACTTCACTGTAATCCTTTACAATGTGTTGAAGTATTACGCATGTCCCATGAATCTTTTGTGTGACTATGTGctcattttagagtaaattacgcgTTAAAGGATAGCAAACATGTATCGGTTGAGGAAAAGATGGCTATGTTTTATATGATGATCGGTCATAACCAACGTTACGTGATTATCAAACGAAGATTTCAACACTCAAAGCAAacaattcataatttttttcatGAAGTGTTTGACAAAATGTTGTTTTTCACACACGGCATCATAGCACCAACTTCTTTTAATCTGAATCCAAACATTCTGGACATAATAGGAGGCTATGACGGGTTTTCAAATGAGCAGTTAGTACACTTgatggcactttgatacatgtCTCTGCCAACAAACGAGATTTATATAGAAGTAGGGGAAAGACGATTGTTATCAACATGTATTGGCAATTTGTgacttcaacatgatctttgcgTTTGTTGTGGCCAGTTGGGAATGGATAGCATATGATTCTAGAATATTATCAGAAGCATTAGAAAATCCACATGCACCATTCTCGTTTCCACAATCAAGTAAGTTTATGATTATTTAAATAGTTTTATCTtaaattaaatgattttttttttgcatttttacagataaatattatatttgtGATGTCGCTTATGCACACATTCGAGGTTTTATGGCACCGTATCGTAATGTGAGGTACTGGCTTGGAGATTTTCGTCAAATACGTGCATTAACCAATAAAGAAAATTTTAACCATGTACATGAAAAACTTCAGAACGTCATTGAGCGTGTTTTTGGTGTCTTGAAAGCATAATTACTCTTGCATGTTTCGCGCTTCATGCTATTATAAGAAAAGGACTACGTGATGAACATTTTACACGATATGATAAACCAAATGTCTCGGTTCAAAATAACAATATAGACGTTGATGATGATGAATATGAGATTCCAACACATGGTACTGCATCGGACCATGAATATATTTGATCCAGATATGGGATGAAATTGTCGAGTAGTTAATGTAAAATATGGAATAAGAATTATTGAAGTGTGGTTGTATGAATTTAATTTCAAATTATTATTGTAAGACTAATTCGGtttataaaatcagtttattttaattttttaatatctgcagcagtatgtagatgttaaaaaaacaaacacacttCTTACTACATTCTGTTGCAGTTTAGTCTACTTTTTCGTTAAAAAGAATTGCAGAGGTAGTCTGCAAACTTTAtgattttttaattcaaaaatacaaacaATTTAGTTTCACCCAaagttgtaaaaatcgttcgacgttagctagtcggtggactggggttaagagattaatcggctaggcggagattattCAGGGGATTAATccgggaccattaattgctaatttgttagattttaaaaaattaaatatgactaatatcatataaaagttcgtaaataccactgatatcataacaaaataggttagtATGATAAATACAACATTAATAGTACCTCAAAAggtttctattgagatataacttcttcaaagtgttaaaatttcattaGTCTCTATTGTTTCACTCATCTGTGTATGTAAGGATTAATCGCTAGacgccctctaatcggtcgagtagcgcctagggattaatcgggacATAATCGGGATTTTTACGACATTGGTTCCACCATGTATTCTTTTTATTTTCGAACATCCATTTTAAGAACCttatattctttttattttcgaACATGATCGACATATTTAATTTTGTTACAAAAGTTATTCATAATTTTAAATACTAAATTTAATCAAACCTAGGAAACGAGGATACAGGGTGCACCGACACAAGTCAAACATATATGATCCCAGACCTTCTAGCCTGTTCCAAACTACTCTACACTACTTCTGAATTCTCCCGTTGTCTCTTTCTCGAGAAACTTCTCGGTAACCATCTCTGCACCGTACGATCACAACCATTGCTACGTGTAAACCGATTACAGGATTCCGGTTGAGTAAACTTAACCTGTATTGCCACTTATCTTATATAACTACCTCCTTCCTCCACAACCTTAAATCAGTCTTCTACCTGCTTTTCACTTCTCTTAATTTCTTGAATCCTTGCTTCCCTTGTTTCTCAGTTGTTCAAGAATGGCTCCGGCAGCCGTGAATCTTGATATAATACCAACGGCTTCGAATTCCAAGAAGAGGGCGTATATAACGTTCTTGGCAGGAAATGGCGACTACATAAAGGGTGTCGTCGGATTGGCCAAAGGGTTAAGGAAGGTTAACTCCGCGTATCCTCTTGTCGTGGTGGTTCTTCCCGACGTTCCGGAGGAGCACCGTCGTATCCTGGAGTCTCAAGGTTGCATCGTTATAGAAATTGAACCAGTTTACCCACCGGAAAGTCAGACTCAATTCGCCATGGCGTATTACGTCATCAACTACTCCAAGCTCCGCATCTGGAAGGTATGGGTTACACGTGTCTCTTTTACATTTCATACGTGGCATTAATATGATTTCGCACGTGGATTGAATCTTTTAGTTTTATGTTGCAGTTTGTGGAGTACGGGAAGATGATATACTTGGATGGAGATATCCAGGTGTTTGATAACATTGACCATCTGTTTGACCTGCCGGACGGCCACTTTTACGCGGTGATGGACTGTTTTTGCGAGAAGACGTGGAGCCATTCGCTGCAATACCAGATTGGGTATTGCCAGCAGTCTCCGGAGAAGGTCCAGTGGCCGGCCGACATGGGTCC encodes:
- the LOC111920377 gene encoding galactinol synthase 2, which codes for MAPAAVNLDIIPTASNSKKRAYITFLAGNGDYIKGVVGLAKGLRKVNSAYPLVVVVLPDVPEEHRRILESQGCIVIEIEPVYPPESQTQFAMAYYVINYSKLRIWKFVEYGKMIYLDGDIQVFDNIDHLFDLPDGHFYAVMDCFCEKTWSHSLQYQIGYCQQSPEKVQWPADMGPKPSLFFNAGMFVFEPSITTYDDLLKTLSVTPPTPFAEQDFLNMYFKDIYKPIPLVYNLVLAMLWRHPENVDVDEVKVVHYCAAGSKPWRYTGEEENMQREDIKMFVKKWWDIYNDKSLDCNKKSILAASSNNTNNGEMVLSPALISDPKVPVCAPSAA